The DNA region CAATTTAAACGAATTAGCTAGGGGATATCTCCTTGGAAAATACAATTCTCATAAATTAATCAACTGGCATTCTGGTGTGTATATCAACTTAGGAGTTTAGTCATTGTGATTCTACCTCCTGAGAACTTCATCTAATCTGAGTGTGCTGATCAATAAAACTTTTGAGCCTGCACGACTCTGGACTTTGATGAGCTCACCAAGATTATGCTGCTAGGTGGCTAGTCCTGGAGACATACTTCAGTATTACTGGGTAAGGAACAGAGACAATAGGTCATGGTTCTGATCTACaactagaaaaacaaattcaGGCTGGGACAATATAACTAGATGTCTTTGGGGAGGCATTATGCAAATGTGGAAAGAGGGGAAACGTCATTGTTTGTTCAGCATTGTCCAAGTGACAGGATGACCCCAAAGTGGCAAATATGAAAATGGTTCATGTGACATTTTTAGTTCCTAGTGTGAAAAAGGGAGATTCATGGGGCTTGTTAATTAATTCAACTCACTAagtattgagcatctactatgtataaGGCATGTGTTTAGGTGCTGTGAAGGACACAAGACTCTTTAGAAAGTAGCCCTAAAATCATTGATCATCTTTTCTCTGGTAATGCAGTTGCCAGGTAACTTTCTCATATCAACCCAGCTTCTCTCCCTGGGGAAAGAACATATGAACTGCAGTGGCAGGTGTGGATTCCCCTGGCAATTCTAGTGATGTGAAGAATCACGTACTGGCATTCTAATTCCAATACCTGAGTTCTTTGGTAAGTCATGGCGTGCTGGACTGATTGCTGAATTTTAGAAACTTTAGGGGTGAAAGACTAGATCATGAGGCAGAGGAAATGCTTTACAAATGGATGATCTTTCCTGGGCTCTTAAACTTGCTTAAGGAATCTCAGAGCATTCCATAATCCACTGACCATACTAGCATATCCAAATACTGGTAGCAAATCTGATGGCTGGGACTTTGGTGAGGaaatgatttaattaattaattaattaattttttggctatgtggcatgcgggatcttagttccccaacaagggatcaaacctgcactccctgcagtggaagcgtggagtctcaaccactggacagccagggaagtcccagtgagaaaataatttaaataaaactatttaattaaaagaaaaatggtcttGGGAATTCCCCAGCaattcagtggttaggactccaggcttccactgcagggggcactggtttgatccctggtcgagaaactaagatcccacaagccggagggcacggccaaaaagaaaagaaaaatggtcttcttaccatttcctttttaaatttaattttatttgctttttatacagcaggttcttattagttatccattttgtacatattagtgtatacatgtcaatcccaatctcccaattcatcacactgcCATGACACCCCGCCCAACGCCactctccccccttggtgtccatatgtttgttctctgcatctgtgtctcaatttctgccctgcaaaccagttcatctgaaccatttctctaggttccacatatgtgcgttaatatatttgttttctctttctgacttacttcactctgtatgacagtctcaggatctatccacatctctacaaatgacctgatttcattcttttatggctaatattccattgtatatatgtaccacatcttctttatccattcatctgtcgatgggcatttaggttgcttccatgtcctggctattgtaaatagtgctgcagtgaatattgggtgcatgtgtctttttgaattatggttttctctgggtatatacccagtggtgggattgctgggtcatatggtaactctatttttagttttttaaggaacctccacgctgttctccatagtggctgtatcgatttacattcccaccaacagtgcaagaaggttcccttttctccacaccctctccagcatttgttgtttgcagattttctgatgatgcccattctaactggtgtgaggtgatacttcataatagttttgatttgcatttctctaataattagtgatgttgagcagcttttcatgtgcttcttggccattgtatgtcttctttggagaaatgtcttctttggagaaatgtctatttaggtcttctgcccatttttggactgagttgtttgctttttaatgttgagctgcatgagctgtttacatattttggagattaatcctttgtctgttgattcatttgcaaatattttctcccattctgagggttgtcttttcatcttgtttgtagtttcctttgctgtgcaaaaactttttttgtgtgtgtgtgtgcaaaaacttttaagtttcattaggtcccatttgtttatttttgtttttatttccatcactctaggaggtggatcaaaataGATCTTGCcatgatttacgtcaaagagtgttcttcctatgttttcctctaagagttttatagtctccagtcttacatttaggtctctaatccattttgagtttatttttgtgtacggtgttagggagtgttctaatttcattcttttacatgtagctgtccagttctcccagcaccacttattgaagagactgtcttttctccattgtatatccttgcctcctttgtcatagattagttgaccatatgtgcgtgggtttatctctgggctttctatcctgttccattgatctatatttctgtttttgtgccagtaccatattgtcttgattactgtagctttgtagtatagtctgaagtctgggagcaagattcctccaactccaattttttccctcaagactgcattggctattcagggtcttttgtgtctccaaacaaattttaagattttttttcttgttctgtaaaaaataccattggtaatttgatagggattgcattgaatctgtagattgctttggttagtatagtcattttcacaatattgattcttccaatccaagatcatggtatatctctccatctgttggtatcatctttaatttctttcatcagtgtcttatagttttctgcatacaggtctttcgtctccctaggtaggtttactcctaggtattttattctttttgttgcagtggtaaatgggagtgtttccttaatttctctttcagatttttcatcattagtgtataggaatgcaagacatttctgtgcattaattttgtatcctgcacctttaccatattcattgattagctctagtagttttctggtggcgtttttaggattttctatgtatagtatcatgtcatctacaaacaatgacagttttacttcttcttttccaatttgtattccttttatttctttttcttctctaattgctgtggctaggacttccaaaactatactgaataatagtggtgagagtggacatccttgtcttgttcctgatcttagaggaaatgctagaggaaatgctttcatttttaaccattgagaatgatgtttgctgtgggtttgtcatatatgccctttttatgttgaggtaggttccctctatgcccactttctggtgagtttttataataaatgggtgttgaattttgtcaaaagctttttctgcatctattgagatgatcatatggtttttcttcttcaatttgttaatatggtgtatcacattgattgtgtatattgaagaatctttgcatctgtgggataaatcccacttgatcatggtgtatgatccttttaatgcgttgttggattctgtttgctagtattttattgaggatttttgcatctatattcatgagtgatattggtctgtaattttctctttttgtagtatctgtgtctggtttcggtatcagggtgatggtggtctcatagaatgagtttgggagtgttccttactctgcaattttttagaagagtttgagaaggatgggtgttagctcttctctaaatgtttgatagaattcacctgtgaagccatctgggcctggacttttgtgtgttggaagatttttaatcacagtttcaatttcattacttgtgattggtctgttcatattttctatttcttcctggttcagtcttggaaggttatacctttctaagaatttgtccatttcttccaggctgtccactttattggcatagagttccttgtagtagtctcttaggatgctttgtatttctgtggtgtctgttgtaacttgtcctttttcatttctaattttaatgatttgagtcttctccctttttttcttgatgagtctggctaatggtttatcaagtttgtttatcttctcaaagaaccagcttttagttttattgatctttcctattgttttgtttctatttcatttatttctgctctgattttatgatttctttccttctactaactttggggttattttgttcttctttctctagttcctttaggtataaggttagattgtttatttgagatgtttgttgtttgttgaggtaggattgtattgctataaacttccctcttagaattgcttttgctgcatcccataggttttgaatcgtcatgttttcattgtcatttgtctctaggtattttttgatttcctctttgatttcttcagtgatctcttggttatttcgtaaaatattgtttagcctccatgtgtttgtgctttttactttttttccctgtaattgatttctaatctcatagcattatggtcagaaaagatacttaatatgatttcgattttcttaaatttactgaggcttgatttgtgacccaagatgtgatctatcttggagaatgttctgtgcgcatttgaaaagaaagtgtaatctgctgtttttggatggaatgtcctatagatatcaattaaatctatgtggtctattgtgtcatttaaagcttgggtttccttattaattttctgtttggatgatctgtccattggtgtaagtgaggtgttaaagtcccccactattattgtgttactgtcgatttcttcttttatagctgttagcagttgccttatgtattgaggtgctcctatgttgggtgcatatatatttataattgttatatcttcttcttggattgatgtcttgatcattatgtagtgtccttccttgtctcttgtaacattctgtattttaaagtctattttatctgatatgagtattgctactccagctttcttttgatttccatttgcatagaatatctttttccatcccctcactttcagtctgtatgtgtccctaggtctgaagtgggtctcttgtagacagcatatatatgggtcttgtttttgtatccattcagcaagcctgtgtcttttggttggaggatttaatccattcacgtttaaggtaattatcaatatgtatgttcctattaccactttcttaattgttttgggtttgtttttgtaggcccttttcttcttttgtgtttcccacttagagaagttcctttagcatttgttgtagagctggtttggtggtgctgaattatcttagcttttggttgtctgtaaagcttttgatttctccatcgaatctgaatgagatccttgctgggtagagtaatcttggttgtaggttcttccctttcatcactttaaatatgtcatgccactcctttctggcttgtcgagtttctgctgagaaatcagctcttaaccttatgggagttcccttgtatattatttgtcatttttcccttgctgctttcaataatttttctgtgtctttaatttttgccaatttgattactatgtctcagtgtgtttccttgggtttatcctttatgggactctttgcgcttcctggacttgggtggctatttcctttcccatgttagggacgttttcgactataatctcttcaaatattttctctggtcctttctctggctcttctcattctgagacccctataatgtgagtgttgttgcatttaatgttgtcccagaggtctcttaggctgtctttatttcttttttctttattctgttccgcagagGTGAATtcctcctttctgtcttccaggtcacttatctgttcttctacctcagttattctgctattgattccttctggtgtagttttcatttcagttattgtattgttcatctatgtttgtttgttctttaattcttctaggtcttttttaaacatttcttacatcttcttgatctttgcctccattctttttggaggtcctggatcatcttcactatcattattctgaattctttttctggaaggttacctatctccacttcatttagttgtttttctggggttttatcttgttccttcatctggtacataaccctctgccttttcatcttgtctatctttctgaatgtggtttttgttccacaggctgtaggattgtagttcttcttgcttctgctgtctgccctctggtggattaggTTATCTAAGAGTCTTGTGCAACTTTCCTGATGGGAgcgactggtggtgggtagaactggctgttgctctggtggcagagctcagtaaaactttaatccacttgtctgctgatgggtggggctgggttccctcgttgttggttgtttggcctgaggtgacccaaccctggagcctacctgggctctttggtggggctaatgtcggactctgggagggctcacaccaaggagtacttcccagaacttctgctgccaggtCCTTGTCcacatggtgagacacagccaccctctgcctctgcaggagaccctccaacactagcaaataggtctagttcagtctcctatgggggtcactgctccttcccctgggaccCGATAtgcacagtactttgtgtgtgccctccaagagtggagtctctgtttctcgcAGTCCCGTCAAAATCCTACAGTCAAATCTcgccttcaaagtctgatcctCTGGGGATTCcttctcctgttgctggacccccaggttagaagcctgacgtggggctcagaaccttcactccagtgggtggacttctgtggtataagtgttctccagtttgtgagtcaaccacccagcagttatgggatttgattttattgtggttgTGCCCCTCCttctgtctcattgtggcttctcctttctctttggatgtggggtatcttttttggtgagttccagtgtcttcctgttgatgattgttcagcaattagttgtgattccagtgctctcgcaagagggagtgagagcacgtccttctactccatcatcttgaaccaatctccttcCTACCATTTCTCATTCAACATTGGATAAGgcaaaagggaaaatggaatGTAGACATAAAATAGAGGTTAAACAAGATGACAGAGGGGCATATGACTGGGAAGTGTGGGTAGATAGACTGAAACAttaagaaaagacaaagagagatggacaaagatgatggatggatagGGTGCAAAGATGAATTCTTGGGTTTTCAACTGGGGCTAATAAAACCTGGCTTGATTTTATGGAATTATATAAGATACTGCCAAGTGGAGGTGCTTTCTTTAGAAAAGTACAGAATTCTCTAGAAATACAatacatatgtaatatttattacaCGTAATAAAATGTGGACAGCAGTGACAGTGAACTAAGTCTGTACTAAGTCAACAACCTCTGAGTCATTGATGACACATCTGCCCTGTTATCTGTGGTCCACAGTAGGATATTTGGTAAAGAAGTGTAGAACATTAGAAATAACattaacgggcttccctggtggcgcagtggttgagagtccgcctgccgatgcagggggcacgggttcgtgccccggtccgggagggtcccatgTGCTAcaaagcagctgggccagtgGACCAGTggaccatggccactgagcctgcgcgtccggagcctgtgctccgcaacgggagaggccgcagcggtgagaggtccgcgtaccgcaaataaataaataaagatagagaacggacttgaggatatggggagggggaagggtgagctgtgacaaagcgagagagaggcatggacatatatacactaccaaacgtaaggtagatagctagtgggaagcagccgcatagcacagggagattagctcagtgctttgtgaccacttggaggggtgggatagggagggtaggagggagggagatgcaagagggaagagatatgggaacatatgtacatgtataactgatttcctttgttataaagccgaaactaacacaccattgtaaagcaattataccccaataaagatgttaaaaaaaaaatccctttaacctcaaaaaaaataaaaagaaataacattaacCATGTACCAACAGCTTAGTGCTGTCAAGAACATGCTTGTACTGCGGTCAGTACTCCTCATGTTCACCTGGccagagagaatgagaaaaagcTTGTAGAGATGAAGAGGTGGTAAATGATAGTTTTCCCTTCCTTCAGCTGACTTCCCCAGCAGCCTCCTCAGCGCCCCCTTCACCTCCTTGTTCCTCAGAGTATAAATGAGAGGGTTCACCATGGGTGTGACCACAGAGTAGAAGAGGGAAATGAATTTGTCCTGGTTGCTGGTCTTAGCTGGAAGCAGATACCCATAGATAGCTGAGCCATAAAAGAGCCATAAAAGAGGAGTACCACCATAAAAGAGCCATAAAAGAGGAGTACCACCACCAGATAAGAGAGGCACGTGTTAAAGGTCTTTCTCTGTCCCTTGGCCGAGTGGATCTTCAGCACTGCCTGAGCTATGTAGCAGTAGGAGATCAGGATGATGCTTAATGGGACAGTGGTGAAGAAGGTGCAGACACCATTGAGACTTGTGTCTCCAGAGGCTAGTTTGATCATGGCGGGCACCTCACACAGGAAGCTGTCCACCCTCTGGTGCCCTCACAAAGGGAGCTGCAGAGTGAAGGTTGACTGGACCACAGAGTTGCCCAAGCCACCCAAACAGGCAATGGCAGCCAGCAGCCAGCAGAGCCAGGGGTTCGTGATGGTGGTGTAGTGCAGGGGCCAGCACACCATGACATAGTAGTCAAATGCTATCACCAACAGCAGGATGCACTCAGTAGCCCCTAGCCAGAGGAAAACATTGAGTTGGGTCACACAGCCACCATAGCTGATGGTCTTGTCTGATCCCCACAAGATGATCAGCACTTGGGGGACTGAGCTAGTAGTAAAAGCAAGATCCAGGGAGGAGAAGTTGCTGAGGAAGAAGTACATGGGTGTGTGGAGCCGGGCATCCAGGCTGGAAAGCAGGATCATGGTTGAGTTCCCAAAAAGGGTCAGCAAGTAGGAGAAGAGGATGACTACAAAAAAGATTATCTCCAGCTGGGGATGGTCAGATACACCCATCAGTATAAAGCTCTCCAAGGAGCTGCTGTTGGCCCTTTCCATCTCTGGTTGCCTTCAGTCACTTGAGGAATCTGTCCAGGGACAACCAGGAGTAAAGCAAGTGAAGAAGCTACTGGATTAGGTGGATCTGCATCAGTGCAGGTCTGATGTTGCCGACCTTTGTA from Tursiops truncatus isolate mTurTru1 chromosome 15, mTurTru1.mat.Y, whole genome shotgun sequence includes:
- the OR2C1 gene encoding LOW QUALITY PROTEIN: olfactory receptor 2C1 (The sequence of the model RefSeq protein was modified relative to this genomic sequence to represent the inferred CDS: substituted 1 base at 1 genomic stop codon) encodes the protein MERANSSSLESFILMGVSDHPQLEIIFFVVILFSYLLTLFGNSTMILLSSLDARLHTPMYFFLSNFSSLDLAFTTSSVPQVLIILWGSDKTISYGGCVTQLNVFLWLGATECILLLVIAFDYYVMVCWPLHYTTITNPWLCWLLAAIACLGGLGNSVVQSTFTLQLPLXGHQRVDSFLCEVPAMIKLASGDTSLNGVCTFFTTVPLSIILISYCYIAQAVLKIHSAKGQRKTFNTCLSYLVVVLLFYGSFMVVYLLPAKTSNQDKFISLFYSVVTPMVNPLIYTLRNKEVKGALRRLLGKSAEGRENYHLPPLHLYKLFLILSGQVNMRSTDRSTSMFLTALSCWYMVNVISFYFF